In one window of Eleutherodactylus coqui strain aEleCoq1 chromosome 10, aEleCoq1.hap1, whole genome shotgun sequence DNA:
- the SPRY3 gene encoding protein sprouty homolog 3: protein MESSTGDIQQVLSIDQIRSIRANNDYVERPTVSFMQTWSNPSLSQHAAKQEWPNDHLVSYNHQDLHRSQSHQHQSQHVTHDLSHSSTISSVSRSTTASDQRLLTGITPSHSRHSLMRTQPKDGDLKQDQFIKGLMEKSDRYMGHLFICEECGRCICDECTQVRKLPSCWICDQRCLCSAENVIDYGTCLCCIKGLFYHCSSDDEDNCADNPCSCSQGSCCARWAVMSFLSFFMPCLCCYPPMKGCLMFCQKGYDRVKRPGCRCENHTNTVCRKISSSSGTPFPRPFDKPV, encoded by the coding sequence ATGGAGAGTTCTACTGGGGACATCCAACAGGTGCTTTCCATAGACCAAATCCGTTCCATCAGAGCCAACAATGATTATGTGGAGCGACCTACAGTCTCGTTCATGCAAACCTGGTCAAATCCTTCACTTTCCCAACATGCTGCAAAGCAAGAGTGGCCTAATGATCACCTGGTATCCTACAACCACCAGGATCTTCATCGCAGCCAAAGTCATCAACATCAATCACAACATGTTACCCACGATTTAAGCCATTCCAGTACAATAAGCTCAGTGTCTCGAAGCACCACGGCTTCAGACCAAAGACTACTAACTGGGATAACCCCATCTCATTCAAGGCATTCTCTTATGAGGACACAGCCCAAGGATGGAGACCTAAAGCAAGATCAGTTTATCAAAGGATTAATGGAAAAATCTGACAGGTATATGGGCCACCTCTTTATCTGTGAAGAGTGTGGGCGCTGCATATGTGATGAGTGTACGCAAGTTCGAAAACTTCCTTCTTGTTGGATATGTGACCAGCGCTGCTTGTGCTCTGCCGAAAATGTAATAGATTATGGAACTTGCCTTTGTTGCATTAAAGGCCTCTTCTACCACTGTTCTTCTGATGATGAGGACAACTGTGCTGATAATCCCTGTTCTTGCAGTCAAGGCTCCTGTTGTGCTCGGTGGGCAGTCATGAGCTTCCTCTCTTTCTTCATGCCCTGTCTATGCTGCTATCCTCCAATGAAAGGCTGCCTGATGTTCTGCCAGAAGGGCTATGATAGAGTAAAAAGACCAGGCTGTCGTTGTGAAAATCATACCAACACAGTCTGCAGAAAAATATCTTCATCTAGTGGCACACCATTTCCAAGGCCTTTCGATAAACCAGTATGA